A single region of the Serinus canaria isolate serCan28SL12 chromosome 1, serCan2020, whole genome shotgun sequence genome encodes:
- the HMGB1 gene encoding high mobility group protein B1, which produces MGKGDPKKPRGKMSSYAFFVQTCREEHKKKHPDASVNFSEFSKKCSERWKTMSSKEKGKFEDMAKADKLRYEKEMKNYVPPKGETKKKFKDPNAPKRPPSAFFLFCSEFRPKIKGEHPGLSIGDVAKKLGEMWNNTAADDKQPYEKKAAKLKEKYEKDIAAYRAKGKVDGGKKVVAKAEKSKKKKEEEEDEDEDEEDEDDEEEEEEEDEDDDDDE; this is translated from the exons atggGTAAAGGTGATCCTAAGAAGCCGAGAGGTAAAATGTCTTCATACGCCTTCTTTGTGCAAACCTGTCGGGAGGAGCACAAGAAGAAACATCCAGATGCGTCAGTGAACTTCTCAGAGTTCTCAAAAAAATGCTCAGAACGATGGAAG ACTATGTCTTCTAAGGAGAAAGGGAAGTTTGAAGATATGGCAAAAGCTGACAAGCTTCgttatgaaaaagaaatgaaaaactaTGTACCACCCAAGGGGGAAACGAAAAAGAAGTTCAAGGATCCAAATGCACCGAAGAGGCCTCC ttcggcttttttcttgttttgctctgAGTTTCGTCCAAAAATCAAAGGAGAACATCCCGGTCTGTCCATTGGAGATGTCGCAAAGAAACTGGGAGAGATGTGGAACAACACCGCTGCAGACGATAAACAGCCTTATGAAAAGAAGGCTGCTAAGCTGAAGGAGAAATATGAAAAG GATATCGCTGCATACCGGGCCAAAGGGAAGGTTGATGGAGGCAAGAAAGTAGTTGCCAAGGCTGAGAAgagcaagaagaagaaggaagaggaggaggatgaggatgaagatgaagaggatgaagatgatgaagaggaggaagaagaggaggatgaagatgatgatgatgatgaataA